One genomic window of Candidatus Pseudobacter hemicellulosilyticus includes the following:
- a CDS encoding PIG-L family deacetylase → MRFFYVRTLLIGGLFSMATLRGVAQTPAAYPASDIYQQLKKLNVLGSVLYMAAHPDDENTRLLAFLAKDRLYRTGYLSLTRGDGGQNLIGDEQGIDLGLIRTQELLAARRIDGAEQFFSRAYDFGFSKSTEEAFRIWDKDKILADAVWVIRQFQPDVIITRFPEDSRAGHGHHSGSAVIAHEAFRAAADSTRFPEQFTLGVRPWKVKRILWNTFNFGGNNTTSNEQLKIEVGGYNAFLGKSYGEIAAESRSQHKSQGFGVPAARGASTEFFSHTEGDPARTDLMDDVNTTWQRVPGGAAIAARVDAILQQFSVASPEKSVPALVSLYKAMEQLPQGYWRNGKMAEVQQLIERCSGLWLEAVAANEFAIQGDSIRININLNNRLGAAITLNRFQVDVFDTVVSRQLEVNRNLNFSHDIYVFTTKPLTQPYWLQRKMSEGSFTVDNQLLIGRPESIPSYLASFQLSIEGQPFTFVKPVQFKFTDPVKGELYRPLVVVPAATVSTGPGLVIFRQQEKQKAEVQVNVTANKSFNGYKAAINRRMKNENITHRDTAFDLARGMNRQYDFTIANTTLKGAEQDHVQAFVDLQNGKEEQPAYLNMTTISYDHIPPIHYFYQDDIKVLNIDLKTTGKRIGYIEGAGDKVPAALEQMGYEVVALKEKDITAASLKGLDAVIAGVRAYNIHDWLQVKYPLLMEYVQNGGNLIVQYNTNNFSSTLKAKMGPYPFQVTRNRVTDETATVNFLLPNHPVLNYPNKITQKDFDNWVQERGIYFADQVDPAFQQPLSMADPNEPAQSGSLIIANYGKGKFVYTGLVFFRELPAAVPGAYRLLANIIALNKKQDSK, encoded by the coding sequence ATGAGATTTTTTTACGTGAGAACGTTACTGATCGGCGGGCTTTTCAGCATGGCCACACTGCGCGGTGTTGCCCAGACCCCTGCTGCTTATCCCGCATCTGATATATACCAGCAACTGAAAAAGCTCAACGTGCTGGGCTCCGTATTGTATATGGCAGCCCACCCCGATGATGAAAATACACGCCTGCTGGCTTTCCTGGCCAAAGACAGGTTGTACCGTACCGGTTATCTTTCCCTGACCCGTGGGGATGGCGGGCAGAACCTGATCGGCGACGAGCAGGGGATTGACCTGGGGCTGATCCGCACCCAGGAACTGCTGGCCGCCCGGCGTATTGATGGCGCAGAGCAGTTCTTCAGCCGGGCCTATGATTTTGGTTTCAGCAAAAGCACAGAAGAAGCTTTTCGGATCTGGGATAAGGACAAGATACTGGCCGATGCCGTTTGGGTCATCCGCCAGTTCCAGCCGGATGTGATCATTACGCGTTTCCCGGAAGATAGTCGCGCCGGCCATGGCCACCATTCCGGCTCCGCGGTAATTGCCCATGAGGCATTCCGCGCAGCGGCTGACAGCACCCGTTTCCCGGAGCAGTTCACGCTGGGTGTACGTCCCTGGAAAGTAAAACGCATACTCTGGAATACCTTCAATTTCGGGGGAAACAATACCACTTCCAATGAACAGCTGAAAATAGAAGTAGGTGGCTACAATGCCTTTCTGGGAAAAAGTTATGGGGAGATAGCGGCTGAAAGTCGCAGCCAGCACAAAAGCCAGGGCTTTGGCGTACCTGCCGCCCGTGGCGCTTCCACTGAATTCTTTTCCCATACGGAAGGAGATCCTGCCCGTACGGACCTGATGGATGATGTGAACACTACCTGGCAACGCGTGCCCGGTGGCGCCGCTATTGCAGCCCGCGTTGACGCTATCCTCCAGCAGTTTTCAGTGGCCAGTCCTGAAAAGTCTGTGCCAGCCCTCGTAAGCCTGTACAAGGCGATGGAGCAATTGCCCCAGGGTTACTGGCGCAATGGTAAAATGGCAGAAGTGCAGCAGCTCATTGAACGTTGCAGCGGTCTCTGGCTGGAAGCGGTGGCCGCAAACGAATTTGCCATACAGGGGGATTCCATCCGGATCAATATCAATCTCAATAACCGGCTCGGCGCTGCCATTACGCTGAACCGCTTCCAGGTGGATGTATTTGATACGGTGGTCAGCCGGCAACTGGAGGTCAACCGCAACCTGAATTTCTCCCATGATATTTATGTGTTCACCACCAAGCCGCTCACACAGCCTTACTGGCTGCAGCGGAAAATGAGTGAAGGCTCTTTTACAGTAGATAACCAGCTGCTCATAGGCCGGCCCGAGAGCATCCCTTCTTACCTGGCCAGTTTCCAGCTCAGTATTGAAGGGCAGCCCTTCACCTTTGTGAAGCCGGTCCAGTTCAAATTCACAGACCCTGTAAAAGGCGAACTGTATCGTCCGCTGGTAGTGGTGCCGGCGGCTACGGTCAGCACCGGACCGGGCCTGGTGATCTTCCGCCAGCAGGAAAAACAGAAAGCGGAGGTCCAGGTGAATGTAACGGCCAATAAAAGTTTCAACGGGTATAAGGCCGCCATTAACAGGCGGATGAAGAATGAGAATATCACCCACCGGGATACGGCTTTTGACCTGGCCCGGGGCATGAACCGCCAGTATGATTTCACCATTGCCAATACCACGCTGAAAGGTGCGGAGCAGGACCATGTGCAGGCCTTTGTGGACCTGCAGAACGGAAAGGAAGAGCAGCCTGCTTACCTCAATATGACCACTATCAGCTATGACCATATTCCCCCCATCCATTATTTCTACCAGGATGATATTAAGGTCCTCAATATAGACCTGAAGACTACGGGTAAAAGGATCGGGTATATTGAAGGGGCGGGCGATAAAGTGCCGGCAGCCCTGGAACAGATGGGTTATGAAGTAGTAGCCCTGAAAGAAAAGGATATTACGGCCGCCAGCCTGAAAGGACTGGATGCGGTGATAGCCGGTGTGCGTGCCTATAATATCCACGACTGGCTCCAGGTAAAATATCCCCTGCTGATGGAATATGTGCAGAATGGCGGTAACCTGATTGTCCAATACAATACCAATAATTTTTCCAGCACCCTGAAAGCTAAAATGGGACCTTATCCTTTCCAGGTGACCCGCAACCGGGTAACGGATGAAACAGCAACCGTCAATTTCCTGCTGCCCAATCACCCGGTACTGAACTATCCCAATAAGATCACGCAAAAGGATTTTGATAACTGGGTACAGGAGCGTGGCATTTATTTTGCCGACCAGGTGGATCCTGCTTTCCAGCAACCCCTGTCCATGGCTGATCCCAATGAGCCTGCCCAGTCTGGCAGCCTGATCATTGCCAACTATGGAAAGGGTAAGTTTGTGTATACAGGCCTGGTTTTCTTCCGGGAGCTGCCGGCCGCTGTGCCGGGCGCTTACCGCTTACTGGCCAATATTATTGCGCTCAATAAAAAGCAGGATAGTAAATGA
- a CDS encoding sodium:solute symporter: MNFSGLDWLVLITTLLLILFYGIYKGRTAQSLEGYFLGNRQMPWWVVLLSIMGTQASAVTFLTAPGQAYTDGMRFVQYYFGLPLAMIVVAAVFVPIFRRLNIYTAYEYLEQRFDMKTRLLASFLFMLSRGLSTGISIIAPSLVLHSMLGWDITITNLFMGGILLIYTATGGARAVAYTQQLQFIIIYAAMFIAGWWAVKMLPEGVGFTEALHIGGKAGKLNVITSGFTEKGFDWQDRYNIWSGLIGGFFLSLSYFGTDQSQVGRYLTARTEGESKLGLLMNGLVKVPLQFAILLIGILIFSFYQFYKAPAFFNLAQEQQVQKTAYAGEYNAAAARYDQLQEEKKQTVVDLSQALRRDDEVAIDQLHSRLDQEERISHAMRDSVKAIVAKADPTTDGNDTNFIFLRFVGDFFPNGLVGLIIAIIFLAAWGSIAAALNSLAATTIIDFHKPLARTALKPEAELRWSRWYTLAWGVFCIVVAQFAYNLGNSLIEAVNILGSWFYGAILGIFLVAFFMKKVKGHAVFYAALLAEVIVITVYFLKIISFLWLNVIGALAVIIFGWLIQVIFCSGKGTNQ, from the coding sequence ATGAACTTTTCAGGGTTAGACTGGCTGGTACTGATCACCACTTTGCTATTGATCCTGTTCTATGGCATCTACAAAGGCCGTACGGCCCAGTCACTGGAAGGTTATTTCCTCGGCAACCGGCAGATGCCCTGGTGGGTGGTGCTGTTAAGCATTATGGGTACCCAGGCCAGTGCAGTCACTTTTTTGACGGCGCCCGGTCAGGCCTATACGGATGGGATGCGCTTTGTACAGTATTATTTCGGTCTGCCCCTGGCCATGATAGTGGTGGCCGCAGTCTTTGTGCCTATCTTCCGAAGACTCAATATCTATACAGCCTATGAGTACCTGGAGCAGCGCTTTGATATGAAGACAAGGCTGCTGGCTTCTTTCCTGTTCATGCTGTCCCGCGGCCTGAGCACGGGTATCAGCATTATTGCTCCCTCCCTGGTATTGCACAGCATGCTGGGCTGGGATATTACTATTACCAATCTTTTCATGGGCGGTATCCTGCTTATTTATACAGCCACCGGCGGCGCCCGTGCCGTAGCTTATACGCAGCAGCTGCAGTTCATTATCATTTATGCAGCCATGTTCATAGCAGGCTGGTGGGCTGTCAAAATGCTGCCCGAAGGTGTAGGTTTTACAGAGGCTTTGCATATCGGCGGCAAGGCCGGAAAGCTGAATGTGATCACTTCGGGCTTTACGGAAAAAGGGTTCGACTGGCAGGATCGCTACAATATCTGGAGCGGGCTGATAGGCGGGTTCTTTTTATCGCTCAGTTATTTTGGGACGGACCAGAGCCAGGTAGGGCGTTATCTCACCGCCCGCACAGAAGGGGAGAGCAAACTGGGCCTGCTGATGAACGGCCTGGTGAAAGTGCCCCTCCAGTTTGCTATCCTGCTGATCGGTATCCTCATCTTCTCCTTCTACCAGTTCTATAAAGCACCGGCCTTCTTCAACCTGGCCCAGGAACAGCAGGTGCAAAAGACCGCCTATGCGGGCGAGTACAATGCTGCTGCTGCGCGGTATGATCAGTTGCAGGAAGAAAAAAAGCAGACCGTAGTGGACCTTTCGCAGGCCTTGCGCAGGGATGATGAGGTGGCTATTGACCAATTGCACAGCCGGCTGGACCAGGAAGAGCGTATAAGCCATGCCATGCGGGATTCCGTAAAAGCTATCGTGGCCAAAGCCGATCCTACCACGGATGGGAATGATACCAATTTTATCTTCCTGCGTTTTGTAGGTGATTTCTTTCCCAACGGGCTGGTAGGGCTGATCATTGCCATTATCTTCCTGGCCGCCTGGGGCAGTATTGCTGCTGCACTGAACTCCCTGGCGGCTACTACCATCATAGATTTCCATAAACCTTTGGCCAGAACGGCGCTGAAACCGGAGGCTGAGCTGCGCTGGTCCCGCTGGTATACCCTGGCCTGGGGTGTATTTTGTATTGTAGTGGCGCAGTTTGCCTATAACCTGGGCAATAGCCTGATTGAAGCGGTGAATATCCTGGGGTCCTGGTTCTATGGAGCTATCCTGGGGATCTTCCTGGTGGCCTTTTTTATGAAAAAGGTGAAAGGACATGCCGTGTTCTATGCAGCCCTGCTGGCGGAAGTCATTGTGATCACTGTTTATTTTCTCAAGATCATTTCTTTCTTATGGCTGAACGTGATCGGTGCGCTGGCCGTGATCATTTTTGGCTGGCTGATACAGGTAATTTTCTGTTCAGGTAAGGGGACGAACCAATGA
- a CDS encoding DUF2911 domain-containing protein, which translates to MIKRAFALACGLTLACVASEAQGLKLPQPSPAQTIKQDFGIGSVELSYSRPAVSGRKVFGDLVPFDKVWRTGANGATTISFTEDVTIGDKLVPAGKYGLLSIPSKDSWTIIISKQVNVNQPALYKQEEDLVRVLVKTMKTPKPVESFTIQFSDITPTSCALQIMWANTAVTLPITTNFDAKVTAQLDQLMKSDKPPYFNAAMYYMNSGKDLKQAEAWFTKATEENAGAFWVWHNKAKCEAKMGKNAEAKVSAQKSLELAKTAGNGDYVALNEKLLATLK; encoded by the coding sequence ATGATAAAAAGAGCATTTGCGCTTGCCTGCGGCCTCACGCTGGCATGTGTGGCCAGTGAAGCCCAGGGACTGAAATTGCCTCAACCCTCCCCGGCACAGACCATCAAGCAGGATTTCGGTATCGGTTCAGTAGAATTGTCTTATTCCCGCCCCGCAGTGAGCGGCCGCAAAGTGTTTGGCGACCTGGTACCTTTTGACAAAGTATGGCGGACCGGAGCCAATGGCGCTACCACCATCAGCTTTACAGAAGACGTTACCATCGGCGACAAACTGGTGCCTGCCGGCAAGTACGGCCTGCTGAGCATTCCTTCCAAAGACAGCTGGACCATCATCATCAGCAAACAGGTGAATGTAAACCAGCCTGCCCTGTACAAACAGGAGGAAGACCTGGTGCGCGTCCTGGTGAAGACCATGAAAACGCCCAAGCCCGTTGAAAGCTTCACTATCCAGTTCAGCGATATCACCCCTACCAGCTGCGCACTGCAGATCATGTGGGCAAACACCGCTGTAACCCTGCCTATCACTACCAACTTTGATGCAAAAGTGACGGCCCAGCTGGATCAGCTGATGAAATCCGACAAGCCCCCTTACTTCAATGCTGCCATGTATTACATGAACAGCGGCAAAGACCTGAAACAGGCAGAAGCCTGGTTCACCAAAGCCACTGAAGAGAATGCCGGCGCTTTCTGGGTTTGGCATAACAAAGCCAAATGCGAAGCCAAAATGGGCAAAAATGCCGAGGCTAAAGTTTCTGCACAAAAATCACTGGAACTGGCTAAAACTGCCGGAAACGGGGATTATGTAGCCCTGAATGAAAAACTGCTGGCTACCCTGAAATAG
- a CDS encoding sigma-70 family RNA polymerase sigma factor — MAFLKDIQQNGQSDQELVTQFRQSRDLGVLAILFQRYMELLYGVCLKYLKEPETARDTVMQLFEELAHKLPQHEVEHFKGWLYTLARNYCLMQLRTPRNLKTTEFKPEYMQSEDESHLNSSWQKETDLQRLESCLRTLSGDQRTAVELFYLQNKCYKEISETTGIDWNKVRSHIQNGRRNLKLCMEKHQTINIES, encoded by the coding sequence ATGGCTTTTCTGAAAGACATACAGCAAAACGGACAGTCGGACCAGGAACTGGTGACGCAGTTCCGGCAATCCCGCGACCTGGGCGTGCTGGCCATTCTTTTCCAGCGTTATATGGAACTGCTGTATGGCGTTTGCCTCAAATACCTCAAAGAACCGGAAACAGCAAGGGATACCGTGATGCAACTATTTGAAGAACTGGCACATAAACTGCCCCAGCATGAAGTGGAGCATTTTAAAGGCTGGCTGTATACCCTTGCCCGGAACTATTGCCTGATGCAGCTGAGAACCCCGCGGAACCTGAAAACCACGGAATTCAAGCCGGAGTATATGCAATCGGAAGATGAATCGCATCTGAATAGCAGTTGGCAGAAGGAAACAGATCTCCAACGGCTGGAAAGCTGTCTGCGTACCTTATCAGGGGACCAGCGCACTGCCGTGGAGCTGTTCTATTTACAAAACAAGTGTTACAAGGAGATCTCCGAAACAACGGGGATCGACTGGAATAAAGTGCGCAGCCATATCCAGAACGGCAGGCGGAACCTGAAGCTCTGTATGGAAAAGCACCAGACCATCAACATTGAAAGCTGA
- a CDS encoding CusA/CzcA family heavy metal efflux RND transporter — MNKIIKRVLAFSLKNRSFIFFATGVLAIAGYLSFKSIGIEAFPDVTNTSVTIITQWPGRSAEEVEKFVTRPLEIAMNTAQKKTYIRSSSLFGLSVIKIIFEDGVDDPFARVQVNNNINKAKLPEGIEPDIQPPYGPTGEIYRYTLQSNTKSVQELKTIQDWTIERNILSVPGVADIVSFGGEVKTYQITIDPAKAAQYGITPLELYSAVSKSNMNVGGDVIVENGQAYVVRGIGTLTDINDIRNIIINNIDGTPVLVRNIADVSIEPLPRLGQVGRDQDPDVVEGIVVMRKGENASTVIAALQEKITTLNKELQAQDVQIVSFYNRQNLVDFATGTVLHNMLEGIIFVTVIVFLFMADWRTTLIVSIVIPLALLFAFVCLKLKGLSANLLSMGAVDFGIIIDGAVVIVEGIFVTMDHKAKQVGMERFNKLSKLGMIKQACLENGKGIFFAKCIIIAGLLPIFTFEKVEGKMFSPLAWTLGFALLGALILTFTLVPVLAGVLLKRNVREKHNPFLEWTTRNVMRLFNAAFYRKYITVFIALGVLVLSFISFRFVGTEFLPQLNEGSIYVRATGPLSTSLDQSVRVANEMRRIFRRFPEVKQVMSQTGRPNDGTDATGFYNVECHIDIYPQKEWASGISKEELIDRMNEQLKVIPGISLNFSQPIMDNVEEAVSGVKGSLVVKLYGDNYQVTEEKEEAIFEILKTVHGIEDLAILRNLGQPELQIDLDQQKMALYGITAEDANAVIEMAIGGKAVTSIYEGEKIFDLRIRYPEEFRKDEEDIGNLLVPSLRGTKIPVKEIADIKRITGPSIIYRDRHTRYGAIKFSVRGRDMGSTIAEAQEKVAAAVTLPEGYSLEWSGDFENQQRASARLMQVIPISLLIIFFILFMLFGNSKDSLLVLHTVLFAIAGGILMMLFTGINFSISAGIGFIALFGICIQNGVILLSKFKSNMREMEIVHAPDLVKAIRQGVESRIRPVLMTAMMAAIGLLPAAVSTGIGSETARPLARVVIGGLITDTLFKLFVFPVIFYWAYRSTVTRKKRPALAG; from the coding sequence ATGAACAAGATCATAAAACGTGTACTGGCATTTTCCCTGAAGAACAGGTCTTTTATCTTTTTTGCTACCGGCGTGCTGGCCATTGCGGGTTACCTGAGCTTCAAAAGCATCGGCATTGAAGCTTTCCCGGATGTTACCAATACCTCTGTGACCATTATCACCCAGTGGCCCGGCAGAAGCGCGGAAGAAGTAGAAAAATTTGTGACGCGCCCCCTGGAGATAGCCATGAATACCGCGCAGAAAAAAACCTATATCCGCTCCTCATCCCTCTTCGGTCTGTCCGTTATCAAGATCATTTTTGAGGATGGGGTAGATGATCCCTTTGCGCGGGTACAGGTCAATAACAATATCAATAAGGCAAAACTACCGGAGGGCATAGAGCCCGATATCCAGCCGCCCTATGGCCCCACCGGTGAGATCTATCGCTATACCCTGCAAAGCAATACAAAGTCCGTGCAGGAGCTGAAGACCATACAGGACTGGACCATTGAACGGAATATCCTGTCGGTCCCCGGTGTAGCGGACATTGTGAGCTTTGGCGGTGAGGTCAAGACCTACCAGATCACTATTGATCCCGCCAAGGCCGCCCAGTACGGCATCACTCCGCTGGAACTGTACAGCGCCGTCTCCAAAAGCAATATGAACGTGGGCGGCGATGTGATTGTAGAGAACGGCCAGGCCTACGTGGTGCGTGGTATCGGTACCCTTACCGATATCAATGATATCCGCAACATCATCATCAACAATATTGACGGCACGCCCGTCCTGGTCAGGAATATCGCCGATGTCAGCATTGAGCCCCTGCCCCGGCTGGGACAGGTGGGCCGCGATCAGGACCCGGACGTAGTAGAAGGCATTGTGGTCATGCGCAAAGGCGAGAACGCCAGTACCGTGATTGCCGCCCTGCAGGAAAAGATAACTACGCTCAATAAAGAATTGCAGGCCCAGGATGTGCAGATCGTATCCTTTTATAACCGGCAGAACCTGGTGGACTTTGCTACCGGTACTGTATTGCACAATATGCTGGAGGGGATCATCTTTGTAACGGTGATCGTGTTTTTGTTCATGGCCGACTGGCGCACTACCCTTATCGTATCCATTGTGATCCCCTTAGCCTTGCTCTTCGCCTTCGTGTGCCTGAAACTGAAAGGCCTCTCCGCCAACCTGCTCTCCATGGGCGCGGTGGATTTCGGTATCATCATTGACGGCGCCGTGGTGATTGTGGAAGGCATATTTGTGACCATGGACCACAAAGCAAAGCAGGTGGGCATGGAACGGTTCAACAAGCTCAGCAAGCTGGGCATGATCAAACAGGCCTGCCTGGAAAACGGCAAGGGCATCTTCTTTGCCAAATGTATCATCATTGCGGGCCTGCTGCCCATCTTCACATTTGAGAAAGTGGAAGGAAAGATGTTCAGCCCCCTGGCCTGGACCCTGGGCTTCGCCCTGCTGGGCGCCCTGATCCTCACGTTCACCCTGGTGCCCGTGCTGGCCGGCGTGCTGCTGAAAAGGAATGTCCGGGAAAAACACAATCCATTCCTGGAATGGACCACCCGAAATGTGATGCGGCTGTTCAATGCCGCTTTCTATCGTAAATATATAACCGTATTTATTGCACTGGGTGTGCTGGTCCTGAGCTTTATCAGCTTCCGCTTTGTGGGCACGGAATTCCTGCCACAGCTGAACGAAGGTTCTATCTATGTGCGGGCTACCGGTCCGCTGTCCACCAGCCTGGACCAGTCGGTCAGGGTGGCCAATGAAATGCGCCGCATTTTCCGCCGCTTCCCCGAAGTGAAGCAGGTGATGTCCCAGACAGGCCGGCCCAATGACGGCACGGATGCTACCGGTTTCTACAACGTGGAATGCCATATCGATATCTATCCCCAGAAAGAATGGGCCAGCGGCATCAGCAAGGAAGAACTGATTGACCGCATGAACGAACAGCTGAAAGTGATCCCCGGTATCAGTCTCAATTTTTCCCAGCCCATCATGGACAACGTGGAAGAAGCAGTATCAGGTGTGAAAGGTTCACTGGTGGTAAAACTCTATGGCGATAATTACCAGGTCACAGAAGAAAAGGAAGAAGCCATCTTTGAAATATTGAAGACAGTCCATGGCATTGAAGACCTGGCTATCCTCCGCAACCTGGGCCAGCCGGAACTGCAGATAGACCTGGACCAGCAGAAAATGGCGCTGTACGGCATCACTGCTGAAGACGCCAACGCTGTAATAGAAATGGCCATCGGCGGCAAAGCGGTGACCAGTATCTATGAGGGCGAGAAGATATTTGACCTGCGCATCCGCTATCCCGAAGAATTCCGCAAGGATGAAGAGGATATCGGTAACCTGCTGGTGCCTTCCCTGCGTGGCACCAAGATCCCGGTCAAGGAAATTGCCGATATCAAGCGGATCACCGGTCCCAGCATCATTTACCGCGATCGGCATACCCGGTATGGCGCCATCAAGTTCTCCGTACGCGGCCGGGATATGGGCAGCACCATTGCTGAAGCACAGGAAAAAGTAGCAGCGGCAGTTACCCTGCCTGAAGGTTATTCCCTGGAATGGTCCGGCGATTTTGAGAACCAGCAGCGGGCTTCCGCCCGCCTGATGCAGGTGATCCCCATCAGCCTGCTGATCATCTTCTTTATCCTGTTCATGCTCTTTGGCAACAGCAAGGATTCCCTGCTGGTGCTGCACACCGTATTGTTTGCTATTGCAGGCGGTATCCTCATGATGCTGTTCACCGGTATCAACTTCAGCATCTCGGCAGGTATTGGCTTCATTGCCCTGTTCGGCATCTGTATACAGAATGGGGTGATCCTGCTATCCAAGTTCAAATCCAATATGCGGGAAATGGAAATAGTCCATGCGCCGGACCTGGTGAAGGCCATCCGGCAGGGCGTGGAATCCAGGATCAGACCGGTATTGATGACGGCCATGATGGCGGCTATTGGCCTGCTGCCCGCAGCGGTTAGCACCGGAATTGGTTCAGAGACCGCCAGGCCGCTGGCCCGGGTGGTGATCGGTGGCCTGATCACCGATACCCTGTTCAAGCTCTTTGTATTCCCCGTGATCTTTTACTGGGCATACCGCTCTACGGTGACCAGGAAAAAGCGGCCTGCATTGGCCGGATAA
- a CDS encoding efflux RND transporter periplasmic adaptor subunit, whose protein sequence is MVYKQLSALISLPVLAVFALSGLLAACTASPVAEAGNDNNALQELISKVKMDTATMHPLQDQLLLTGKVVPDEDKQIRIYPLVSGIVRKVHVHSGWAVKKGEVLAELVSSEMAGYNSDLSTAEAAMANARRQLSVTEDLFNSGLASAKELEESRNDLKRISSEAEKAAQVLQINGGDRHASYRIKTPLDGFVIDKRVTEHMQLRPDNNEPLFVVADIRNVWAMVNIYESDISFIHQGDSVHITTLSYPDKIFYGIIDKIYQMLDPETKTMRARINIRNQDLLLKPEMFVTANVQVVHREQRVSIDAGALIFDNNRYYVVLSSPRDSLQIRPVEVSEKMGNRAYISQGLQAGEKVVASRQLYFYEALKQ, encoded by the coding sequence ATGGTATACAAACAGCTATCCGCTCTGATCTCTTTACCCGTCCTGGCCGTCTTTGCGCTGTCAGGACTGCTGGCTGCCTGTACAGCCAGCCCCGTTGCAGAAGCCGGGAATGACAACAACGCCTTGCAGGAACTGATCAGTAAAGTAAAAATGGATACCGCCACCATGCATCCTTTGCAGGACCAGCTGCTGCTGACCGGCAAAGTGGTGCCGGATGAAGACAAGCAGATCCGCATCTATCCCCTGGTGAGCGGCATTGTCCGGAAAGTGCATGTGCATTCCGGCTGGGCCGTAAAAAAAGGAGAAGTGCTGGCCGAACTGGTGAGCAGCGAGATGGCTGGTTATAACAGCGACCTGTCCACAGCCGAAGCCGCAATGGCCAATGCCCGCCGGCAGCTGTCGGTCACAGAAGACCTGTTCAACAGTGGACTGGCCTCGGCCAAGGAACTGGAAGAATCCCGCAACGACCTCAAAAGGATCAGCAGTGAAGCGGAAAAAGCAGCGCAGGTGCTGCAGATCAACGGGGGCGACCGCCACGCTTCTTACCGTATCAAAACACCCCTGGACGGCTTTGTCATTGACAAACGCGTCACCGAACATATGCAGCTGCGGCCGGATAATAACGAACCCCTTTTTGTAGTGGCCGATATCCGTAACGTTTGGGCCATGGTCAATATCTATGAATCTGATATCTCGTTTATCCACCAGGGCGACAGCGTCCATATCACCACCCTCTCCTATCCCGACAAGATCTTCTATGGCATCATCGATAAAATTTACCAGATGCTGGACCCCGAGACCAAGACCATGCGGGCCCGCATCAATATCCGCAACCAGGACCTGCTACTCAAACCCGAAATGTTTGTGACCGCCAACGTACAGGTGGTACACCGCGAGCAAAGGGTCAGCATAGACGCCGGCGCCCTGATCTTTGACAATAACCGCTACTACGTGGTACTCAGCAGCCCCCGGGATTCCCTCCAGATCCGGCCTGTAGAAGTATCTGAAAAAATGGGCAACCGCGCCTATATCAGCCAGGGCCTGCAGGCGGGCGAAAAAGTAGTGGCTTCCCGCCAGCTCTATTTCTATGAAGCGCTGAAACAATAA